In the genome of bacterium, the window GACAAGGCGCGCGCCCGCGACTACGAGTGGCGGGCGCGCGTGCGCGTCACGGGCCCGCAGGCCTCGAGCGTCTACTGCCGCAACTTCAGCTTCGCGGCCGGCCAGGCGGCCAGCTTCGAGGAGCGAGACGCGCACCCGAGCGCGGTCGAGTACCTGCTCGGCGCCCTCGGCGCCGATCTCGCCGCCGGCTTCGCCAACGAGTGTGCGCGGAGCGGTCTCACGGCCGACGACATCGAGCTCACCGTGCGCGGGCGCCTCGCCGACGTGCTCGCGCACCTCGGTCTCGCCGACGGCGACCCGGCCCTCGCGCGCATCGAAGTGAAGTGCTTCCTCTCGACTCCGGATGACGAGGCGGCCGCCCAGGCCGCCTGGCTGCGCGCCCAGGCGCGCTCGCCCCTGCTCGCCACCCTGCGCAAGGCAGTAGCAGTGGACCTGCGCCTCAGCCTGGTCTGAGGCGCCTGGGAAGAGGAGACGCGATGTTCACGGTGACC includes:
- a CDS encoding OsmC family protein, with the protein product DKARARDYEWRARVRVTGPQASSVYCRNFSFAAGQAASFEERDAHPSAVEYLLGALGADLAAGFANECARSGLTADDIELTVRGRLADVLAHLGLADGDPALARIEVKCFLSTPDDEAAAQAAWLRAQARSPLLATLRKAVAVDLRLSLV